A window from Acidobacteriota bacterium encodes these proteins:
- a CDS encoding amidohydrolase family protein, translating into MKRSLLALTLALAALFAYAQDPPDQGHEGDPAPLPEEVAEKQEGEEPKKWDASNPPGPHHTATIDVTEGTWLSLDVSPDGREIVFDLLGDLYTIPIGGGEAANLTSGVEWDMQPRYSPDGRWIAFTSDRSGGDNIWIMKRDGSDPQQVSSETFRLLNSPAWSPDGEFIAARKHFTSRRSLGAGEIWLYHRSGSDGLQMTEKPNEQKDLGEPAFSPDGRYVYYSQDTTPGPVFEYNKNPHEGIYSIKRLDRQTGETITILSGAGGAVRPTPSPDGRSLAFIRRLGMMTTLQVLDLESGQPSILYDGLDRDMQETWAIHGLYPTMAWTPDNRSIVFWSDGKINRIDAASKEVADIPFHVRDERMMTGVVRFPIEVAPEQFPVRMLRWVTVSPDEKRVVYGALGRLWIRDLPNGTPRLLTRDFGTFEAYPSFSRDSRSVVYVSWDDQDLGAIRVVPASGGASRAVTSAPGHYLEPVFSPDASTIVFRRGSGGHLVSPAYSWDTGLYRVSVRGGEPVQITDHGYAPQFGFSGDTLYFMASEGEGKRGLRRIDLDGSDERTLYISEEATEMAISPDGRWLAFTEQFNAWITPFVFTGKTVSIGPRSETVPMTKVSRDAGEYLHWSGDSRTLYWALGPELFSRGLRESFAFFDGAPEELPPLAESGTPIGFMFPYDEPAGMVALRGAKIITMNGDEVIADGTVLVEGNRIRAIGPTASVTVPSSARVVDVSGKTIMPGMIDVHWHGSMGSDEIIPEQNWYLFSSLAYGVTSIHDPSNDTSEIFAASELQKAGALRGPRIFSTGTILYGAKAPFRAIIESLDDARSHLRRLKAVGAFSVKSYNQPRRDQRQQVIEAARELEMMVVPEGGSLFQHNMTMIVDGHTGIEHSIPVANIYDDVRQLWRQSETAYTPTLVVGFGGLFGEEYWYSRTNVYEDERLLRYTPREYVEARARRTIQAADEDFNHFNNARIAAELVDEGVEVQLGAHGQREGLGAHWELWMFHQGGMTNHEALRSATLSGAKYVGLDGDIGSLEPGKLADLIVLDADPLEDIRNSTSVRYTMVNGRLYDAMEIREIGTGDFVPERFWFNRE; encoded by the coding sequence ATGAAACGATCGTTGCTCGCCCTCACGCTCGCTCTCGCCGCCCTCTTCGCGTACGCTCAGGATCCGCCCGATCAGGGACACGAAGGCGATCCGGCGCCCCTGCCGGAGGAGGTTGCCGAAAAGCAGGAGGGGGAAGAGCCGAAGAAGTGGGACGCATCGAATCCTCCCGGGCCGCACCACACCGCGACGATCGATGTCACGGAGGGGACCTGGCTGAGCCTCGATGTCAGCCCCGATGGTCGCGAGATCGTTTTCGACCTCCTCGGTGACCTCTACACGATTCCGATCGGTGGAGGGGAAGCCGCAAATCTCACGTCGGGGGTCGAGTGGGACATGCAGCCGCGATACAGCCCCGACGGACGATGGATCGCGTTCACGAGCGACCGCTCTGGTGGCGACAATATCTGGATCATGAAACGCGACGGATCCGATCCGCAGCAGGTCAGCAGCGAGACCTTCCGCCTGCTCAACAGCCCCGCGTGGTCTCCCGACGGAGAGTTCATCGCCGCTCGCAAGCACTTCACCTCCCGCCGCTCTCTCGGGGCCGGAGAGATCTGGCTGTACCACCGCTCGGGAAGCGACGGGCTGCAGATGACCGAAAAGCCGAACGAGCAGAAGGACCTAGGAGAACCGGCATTCAGCCCTGACGGACGGTACGTCTACTACAGTCAGGACACGACACCGGGCCCGGTCTTCGAGTACAACAAGAATCCCCACGAAGGGATCTACTCGATCAAACGGCTCGACCGGCAGACGGGTGAGACCATCACGATCCTGTCGGGCGCGGGCGGAGCCGTCCGTCCCACACCGTCGCCCGACGGCCGGTCGCTCGCATTCATCCGTCGGCTCGGAATGATGACGACCCTTCAGGTGCTCGATCTCGAGTCGGGACAGCCATCCATCCTTTACGACGGTCTCGATCGGGACATGCAGGAAACCTGGGCGATTCATGGCCTCTATCCGACAATGGCGTGGACTCCCGACAATCGATCGATCGTCTTCTGGTCGGATGGAAAGATCAACCGGATCGATGCCGCATCGAAGGAGGTCGCCGACATACCGTTCCATGTCCGGGACGAGCGGATGATGACCGGAGTCGTTCGCTTTCCGATCGAGGTCGCCCCGGAGCAGTTCCCCGTCCGGATGCTCCGGTGGGTGACTGTATCGCCCGACGAGAAGCGAGTGGTCTATGGGGCGCTCGGACGTCTCTGGATTCGCGATCTTCCGAACGGAACTCCGAGGCTTCTCACGCGCGACTTCGGCACCTTCGAGGCCTATCCTTCTTTTTCGCGCGACAGCCGGTCGGTGGTCTACGTCTCGTGGGACGACCAGGACCTCGGGGCCATTCGCGTCGTCCCTGCCAGCGGAGGGGCGAGCCGCGCCGTGACATCTGCTCCCGGTCACTATCTCGAGCCGGTCTTCAGTCCCGACGCATCGACGATCGTCTTCCGCCGCGGATCGGGCGGACACCTCGTCTCGCCGGCCTACTCCTGGGACACCGGCCTCTACCGAGTCTCCGTCCGTGGCGGAGAACCCGTTCAGATCACCGACCATGGGTACGCCCCTCAATTCGGATTCTCCGGCGACACTCTCTACTTCATGGCTTCGGAAGGGGAGGGGAAGCGGGGACTGCGGAGGATCGATCTCGACGGAAGTGACGAGAGGACTCTCTACATCAGTGAAGAGGCCACCGAGATGGCCATCTCCCCCGACGGACGATGGCTGGCGTTCACCGAGCAGTTCAACGCGTGGATCACGCCGTTCGTCTTCACCGGAAAGACGGTCTCGATCGGTCCTCGGAGCGAGACCGTTCCGATGACGAAAGTGTCGAGAGACGCTGGTGAGTATCTGCACTGGTCCGGCGATTCGCGGACGCTCTACTGGGCGCTCGGCCCGGAGCTTTTCTCGAGAGGGCTGCGGGAATCGTTCGCGTTTTTCGACGGCGCCCCGGAAGAGCTCCCACCGCTGGCTGAGAGCGGCACTCCGATCGGTTTCATGTTTCCCTACGACGAGCCGGCCGGCATGGTCGCTCTGCGCGGCGCGAAGATCATCACGATGAACGGTGACGAAGTCATCGCCGACGGAACCGTGCTGGTCGAAGGCAACCGGATTCGAGCGATCGGCCCGACCGCGTCGGTGACGGTTCCTTCGAGCGCGCGGGTCGTCGATGTCTCCGGCAAGACGATCATGCCGGGGATGATCGATGTTCACTGGCACGGCTCGATGGGGAGCGACGAGATCATTCCGGAGCAGAACTGGTATCTCTTTTCGTCCCTCGCCTACGGTGTCACATCGATTCATGACCCGTCGAACGACACGAGCGAGATCTTCGCGGCGAGCGAGCTGCAGAAGGCAGGAGCGCTCCGCGGTCCTCGTATCTTCTCGACCGGGACGATTCTTTATGGAGCTAAAGCGCCGTTCAGGGCGATCATCGAATCGCTCGACGATGCGCGGTCGCACCTCCGCCGGCTCAAGGCGGTCGGGGCATTCAGCGTGAAGAGTTACAACCAGCCGCGACGCGATCAACGACAGCAGGTGATCGAAGCTGCCCGCGAGCTCGAGATGATGGTCGTCCCCGAAGGTGGCTCCCTCTTCCAGCACAACATGACAATGATCGTCGATGGACATACGGGTATCGAGCACTCGATTCCCGTGGCGAACATTTACGATGACGTGCGTCAGTTGTGGCGCCAGTCGGAAACTGCATACACGCCGACGCTGGTCGTCGGCTTCGGAGGACTGTTCGGCGAAGAGTACTGGTACTCGAGAACCAACGTTTACGAGGACGAACGTTTGCTCCGCTATACGCCGCGTGAGTACGTCGAAGCGAGAGCACGCCGCACGATCCAGGCGGCAGACGAGGACTTCAATCACTTCAACAATGCGCGGATCGCGGCGGAGCTCGTCGACGAAGGGGTGGAAGTGCAGCTCGGCGCGCATGGGCAGAGAGAAGGTCTCGGTGCCCACTGGGAGCTGTGGATGTTTCATCAGGGAGGAATGACGAATCATGAGGCCCTCCGGTCGGCGACGCTCTCGGGAGCGAAGTACGTTGGTCTCGACGGCGACATCGGCTCGCTCGAGCCAGGCAAGCTCGCGGATCTCATCGTGCTCGACGCCGACCCGCTCGAGGACATCCGAAACTCGACCAGTGTCCGCTACACGATGGTCAACGGGCGCCTCTACGACGCGATGGAGATCAGGGAGATCGGAACCGGAGACTTCGTCCCCGAGCGGTTCTGGTTCAACAGAGAGTAG